AAGCAAATCAAGGTGTCCAGCAATTTGAAAAAGTCCGCTTTTTGCCATATTTTCCATTTCTGAAAAATAGACTTTCCAAAGTTCATCAATATCAACATTCTCATAGTTTCCCATAAATTCAGGATTATCAAAACCCCAACCTTGTAAAAAATGAATTGAGCCGATGAGGTAATCGACATTGCTTTTTAAAACTCTGTTATCGTGATATTGTGGGAGATAATCGACTTCAAAACCTTTAAGAATTTCAATTTTTCCGCGATATTTTTCGGCGACCTCATCGATCAATCCAAAATATTTATCGATTTCAGAAAAATCCATTCGATAAGTTGGATCAAAATTCATCGGAGCATGATCTGTAAAACCAAAAAACTTTATACCTTTTTCAATCGCTCGTTCAACATATTGGAAAGGCTCTCCCTCCGCATGATGACAAAGAGTTGTGTGATTGTGTAAATCTGCTATCAAATTAATCTCCTAAATATTTTCTGATTTTCAAGCCATCAAAGTTTGAGAAAATATCTCGTGCTTCTCGCCGTTCTTCGATAAAGAATTTCTTTGGCTGTTTTCCAATAAATTTTGATAAATCCACATTATCAACTTTTGCATCACTGCTAAAAAGCTCTTTATTCACTTTCATGTAGGCAGACATTTGTCGCTCTCCCTCCACAAAATAGAAAATAAAATAGTTTGGCATGTCCGATTTGAGCGATGAAAAATAGTCTTGAACATCTTCCATTGTTTCAACTTTCTGATTATCAATTGCAACAAGTCGGCTGTTTTTCTTAACACCTCTTTTCAAAAATGGAGAAATCATTTTTAAGTGCAAAATATTTAATTTATCATCAAACCAAATACCTAAAGATTCCAAAAAAGTATCTCCCAAAACTCCACCGCCATAATACGGCATCGATTTTGTTTGGACATCAAGAACTTCACCATTTCTCTCAATTGTCATTTTCATATC
Above is a genomic segment from Thiovulum sp. ES containing:
- a CDS encoding histidinol phosphate phosphatase HisJ family (PFAM: PHP domain~TIGRFAM: histidinol phosphate phosphatase, HisJ family) codes for the protein MIADLHNHTTLCHHAEGEPFQYVERAIEKGIKFFGFTDHAPMNFDPTYRMDFSEIDKYFGLIDEVAEKYRGKIEILKGFEVDYLPQYHDNRVLKSNVDYLIGSIHFLQGWGFDNPEFMGNYENVDIDELWKVYFSEMENMAKSGLFQIAGHLDLLKVFKFLPKKNRIGDLVQDTLKAIKKSEMAVEINASGLRKPIAETYPSREILELVRDFNIPITTSSDAHSPTQVGMFKSEIDRLLKDIGFKEIAIFRNKQIELLQI